The Pseudomonas sp. SCB32 DNA window CCAGTCCGATCTTCGGTGGCGTGCTGGCCGCCAGGGCACCGAGGGGCAGGAGCAGAAGCAGGGCACACAACAGGCGGCGCATAACAGAAGCATCCGGGTAGGCTTGTCGGCCGGTATTATAGGTGCGCGTCCTACAGCAGAGTCTGACTCATGTCCGAAGCCAAAGCCGAAATCGTCATCACCTATTGCACCCAGTGCCAGTGGCTGCTGCGCGCCGCCTGGCTGGCCCAGGAGCTGCTGAGCACCTTCGGCGATGACCTGGGCAAGGTCAGTCTGGTGCCCGGCACCGGCGGCGTCTTC harbors:
- a CDS encoding SelT/SelW/SelH family protein, giving the protein MSEAKAEIVITYCTQCQWLLRAAWLAQELLSTFGDDLGKVSLVPGTGGVFHISCDGEQIWERKADGGFPEAKVLKQRVRDRIDPQRDLGHNDRP